The Hemicordylus capensis ecotype Gifberg chromosome 6, rHemCap1.1.pri, whole genome shotgun sequence genome window below encodes:
- the LOC128331336 gene encoding uncharacterized protein LOC128331336, which yields MVTLYFQDSSPSLGGGEDFTSPDRDPSQLFLSLKTTVEATEALLMISEKSFQRVCGGSGLSLFSPQTSSFQALGSEIGRPHDCRLRHGASGGCGDRGLHGPWKLRDLCRASWGDLQDWEACFSLLVGVSLCVTTEPCRGSTRPEKPGSDVTIKPSEALISVSPIIRRLLRNQSWNRVPKGPRRAAPVSVHLHVKMSPKRRASNEKK from the exons ATGGTtaccctttattttcaagacagctctccttctctgggagggggagaagattTCACCAGCCCCGATAGAGACCCTTCTCAGCTGTTTCTCAGCCTGAAGACAACAGTAGAagccactgaagctcttctcatgatcagtgagaagagcttccagcgGGTCTGTGGagggagtgggcttagcctgttctccccccAGACGAGCAGCTTCCAAGCCCTGGGCAGcgagattggccgcccacatgactgccggctccgtcacggagccagtggaggctgcggggatcgggggctgcatggcccctggaagctccgggatttgtgcagggcatcctggggagacctccaGGACTGggaagcttgtttcagcctcctggtgggggtctccttgtgtgtcaccacggagccatgccgtggcagcacacggccagaaaaacctgg ATCTGATGTTACCATAAAACCTAGTGAGG CATTAATATCAGTGAGTCCGATCATTCGAAGACTACTTCGGAACCAGAGTTGGAACAG agttccaaaaggaccacGGCGAGCAGCACCAGTATCTGTACACTTACATGTTAAGATGTCTCCAAAGCGTCGAGCTAGCAATGAAAAAAAATAG